A region from the Lolium perenne isolate Kyuss_39 chromosome 4, Kyuss_2.0, whole genome shotgun sequence genome encodes:
- the LOC127295779 gene encoding gamma-interferon-responsive lysosomal thiol protein-like, protein MAVRLHHFLILAALLPLLATASASTAGDIAATSTKKVRVEVYYESLCPYSARFVVNHLARAFKDGLLNGADVTFVPYGNAKVGASGAMSCQHGSDECLLNTVEACAIDAWPDVNVHFGLIYCIEDMVVNNRRAEWESCFQKQGLDASLVTKCYRSGHGARLALQHGRQTAQLVPPHKFVPWVVVDGKPLYNDYRNIESYVCKAYKGNPPKACQGLGDQYPIIQQVVEPDHGVVGSNSGDIEPCRASYDGAEENNMVLADGDV, encoded by the exons ATGGCAGTCCGTCTTCACCATTTCCTCATCCTCGCCGCACTCCTCCCGCTGCTTGCCACCGCATCAGCGTCGACTGCCGGCGACATCGCGGCGACTAGCACCAAGAAGGTGCGCGTGGAGGTCTACTACGAGTCGCTGTGCCCCTACTCGGCGCGCTTCGTGGTGAACCATCTTGCCAGAGCGTTCAAGGACGGTCTCCTCAACGGCGCCGACGTCACCTTCGTCCCCTATGGCAacgccaaggtcggcgcgtccggCGCCATGTCCTGTCAG CATGGCTCCGACGAATGCCTTCTGAACACGGTGGAAGCTTGCGCCATCGACGCCTGGCCAGATGTG AATGTGCATTTCGGTTTGATCTACTGTATCGAGGACATGGTGGTGAACAACAGGCGTGCCGAGTGGGAGTCCTGCTTCCAGAAGCAGGGGCTTGACGCTAGCCTTGTCACCAAGTGCTACAGGAGTGGGCATGGCGCCAGG CTCGCGCTCCAGCATGGGAGACAGACTGCTCAGCTTGTGCCTCCACACAAGTTCGTTCCATGGGTCGTGGTTGACGGCAAGCCGCTCTACAAC GATTACCGGAACATTGAATCTTACGTCTGCAAGGCATACAAGGGCAATCCTCCCAAGGCTTGCCAGGGCCTAGGCGATCAGTATCCAATCATACAACAGGTGGTGGAGCCAGACCACGGCgtagtcggttccaactccggcgATATCGAGCCCTGTCGTGCTTCCTATGACGGCGCCGAAGAAAATAACATGGTGCTAGCAGACGGTGACGTTTGA
- the LOC127295780 gene encoding uncharacterized protein, producing MACRQALGWSDGEVMRPESKPCSRLMRHTAGIFSVGGALASWVLCRLHYGPRITVPRSLRWASCGAVCTSSASAFLVRLLSPECEPQNIAAYDRPERGALA from the exons ATGGCATGTCGACAGGCACTGGGATGGTCAGATGGAGAAGTGATGCGGCCAGAGTCGAAGCCCTGCTCCCGGCTGATGCGTCACACTGCTGGTATCTTCTCCGTTGGTGGCGCCCTTGCTTCCTGGGTGCTCTGTCGCCTTCACTATG GTCCAAGGATAACAGTTCCTAGAAGCCTGAGGTGGGCATCTTGTGGAGCAGTCTGCACGAGCTCGGCTTCGGCCTTTCTTGTGCGGCTCTTAAGCCCCGAGTGCGAACCGCAGAACATAGCAGCTTATGACAGACCTGAACGCGGTGCGCTTGCATAG